The proteins below come from a single Lentimicrobiaceae bacterium genomic window:
- a CDS encoding SDR family oxidoreductase, translated as MAYNLLKGKKGIIFGALNSNSIAWKIAERAHDEGAELVLTNTPLAIRMGDMDELAAKTGSQMIPADATSVADLENLFSRTIEIFGGKIDFVLHSIGMSPNVRKKLPYDDINYDYFTKTLDISAVSFHKMIQVAKKLDAINEWGSIVAVSYIAAQRTLFEYNDMADAKAVLESIARSFGYIYGREKHVRINTISQSPTPTTAGQGVKGFSGLMDFTERMSPLGNATADECADYCITLFSDLTKKVTMQNLFHDGGFSSMGMSARAMTQYNKSLECKNCRENPLNDEHLEA; from the coding sequence ATGGCTTATAATTTACTTAAAGGAAAAAAAGGTATCATTTTCGGAGCACTTAACAGTAATTCAATTGCATGGAAAATTGCCGAAAGAGCGCATGATGAAGGTGCTGAACTGGTGCTTACAAATACGCCACTGGCCATCAGAATGGGCGATATGGATGAGCTTGCTGCTAAAACCGGCTCACAAATGATTCCGGCTGATGCAACAAGTGTAGCCGACTTGGAAAATTTATTTTCCCGAACAATAGAAATTTTTGGAGGCAAGATTGACTTTGTACTGCATTCAATAGGAATGTCGCCCAATGTCAGAAAAAAATTGCCTTATGATGATATCAATTACGATTATTTTACCAAAACCCTCGATATTTCAGCGGTTTCATTTCATAAAATGATCCAGGTAGCCAAAAAGCTTGATGCCATCAATGAATGGGGCTCTATTGTCGCTGTTTCTTATATAGCAGCCCAGCGTACGCTTTTTGAGTACAATGATATGGCCGATGCAAAAGCTGTGTTAGAATCAATAGCCCGAAGCTTTGGTTATATTTATGGCCGCGAAAAACACGTCAGAATCAATACGATATCTCAGTCACCCACCCCTACAACAGCAGGGCAGGGCGTAAAGGGGTTCAGCGGACTGATGGATTTTACCGAGAGAATGTCTCCGTTGGGTAATGCAACAGCCGATGAATGCGCCGATTATTGCATCACACTCTTCTCTGATCTTACCAAAAAGGTGACCATGCAAAACTTATTTCACGATGGAGGCTTCAGCAGTATGGGTATGAGTGCAAGGGCTATGACGCAGTACAACAAAAGTCTTGAATGTAAAAATTGTCGTGAAAACCCGTTAAATGATGAGCATTTGGAAGCATAA
- a CDS encoding DUF4835 family protein, with the protein MKNLLLTLLLGMILSTSFSQEFNVTVQVTSPQVEGTEKKIFETLQQELYDFVNNRKWTNFIYKPEERIEGTILITVSNRSGEDFTAKMNIALRRPVYKSSYNTALLNYIDKDFEFKYVEFQALEYSDNVFTSNLTSAIAYYMYMFLGLDGDSFSRFGGAPYYEKAQNIVNMGQNAREKGWKAFESQKNRYWMIENLTNPAYSSVREAMYKYHRLGLDVMSDDVEAGRVAITESLELLRKANRERPGLFILQLFLEAKRDEIVNIYSQASPMDKTKAVNILKEIDPANSSKYDKINSSK; encoded by the coding sequence ATGAAGAACTTACTCTTAACATTATTATTGGGAATGATTTTGTCAACATCCTTTTCCCAGGAGTTTAATGTTACCGTGCAGGTTACTTCGCCTCAGGTTGAAGGGACTGAAAAGAAAATATTTGAAACCCTTCAGCAGGAATTGTACGATTTTGTAAACAATCGTAAATGGACCAATTTTATTTATAAGCCCGAAGAAAGGATTGAAGGTACAATTCTGATTACTGTAAGCAATCGTTCAGGTGAAGATTTTACGGCAAAAATGAATATTGCCCTCAGGCGTCCTGTTTACAAATCATCTTATAACACAGCACTTCTCAATTATATTGATAAGGATTTTGAGTTTAAATATGTTGAATTTCAGGCTCTTGAATATTCTGACAATGTATTTACTTCAAATCTTACTTCAGCTATTGCATATTATATGTACATGTTTCTGGGGCTTGATGGTGATTCTTTCTCTCGTTTTGGAGGAGCTCCCTATTATGAAAAAGCGCAGAATATTGTTAACATGGGACAAAATGCCCGTGAAAAAGGCTGGAAGGCTTTTGAAAGTCAAAAGAATCGTTACTGGATGATTGAGAACCTGACCAACCCGGCTTACTCTTCTGTGCGCGAAGCCATGTATAAATATCACCGGTTGGGCCTTGATGTTATGTCTGATGATGTTGAAGCTGGCAGGGTGGCTATTACCGAAAGCCTTGAACTGCTTCGCAAAGCGAATCGTGAACGACCCGGATTATTTATTCTTCAGCTTTTCCTTGAAGCTAAACGCGATGAAATCGTCAATATCTATTCGCAAGCATCACCCATGGATAAAACCAAAGCGGTAAATATTCTGAAGGAAATAGATCCTGCCAACTCCTCGAAATACGATAAAATCAACAGTTCAAAATAA
- a CDS encoding aminotransferase class IV, whose translation MSDCSGDYFIMNGSLLQIKEFDTCFLPNRNYIYEVFRIIDNIPLFIEDHIERFFQTMLLADEQELMDRQALLKDISLLIRQNNGGDGNIKIAIQTEESGSKNLLLYFTPHQYPSNEQFISGVAVDLLHAERHNPTAKVMDVPLRAQADMLKQKADVYEMLLVDKEGFITEGSRSNVFFIKDRSVITPPLNCALPGITQKHIIKICRDNNITLTESKIHTNQLNSIDALFISGTSRKVLPVNRVGELVFDVDNQLLKQIQTLFNQHVADYIQQRK comes from the coding sequence ATGTCTGATTGTTCGGGGGATTATTTTATTATGAACGGCAGTCTTCTTCAAATTAAAGAATTTGATACCTGTTTCCTGCCAAATCGTAATTACATTTATGAGGTTTTCAGAATAATTGATAATATTCCTCTATTTATTGAAGACCATATCGAACGCTTTTTTCAAACCATGCTTTTGGCTGATGAGCAGGAATTAATGGATCGGCAGGCTTTGTTAAAAGATATCAGTTTGCTAATTCGGCAGAATAACGGCGGGGATGGTAATATTAAAATAGCTATCCAAACTGAAGAATCAGGCAGTAAAAACCTGCTTTTATATTTCACTCCTCATCAGTATCCTTCAAACGAACAGTTTATTTCGGGAGTTGCAGTTGATTTGCTGCATGCCGAACGCCATAATCCCACTGCAAAAGTGATGGATGTCCCTTTAAGGGCTCAGGCTGATATGCTTAAGCAAAAAGCAGATGTTTATGAAATGTTACTTGTTGATAAAGAAGGGTTTATTACTGAAGGCAGCAGGTCTAATGTTTTCTTTATTAAGGACAGAAGTGTAATTACGCCTCCGCTCAATTGTGCACTGCCCGGAATTACGCAAAAGCATATCATAAAAATTTGTCGGGATAACAATATTACGCTTACTGAAAGTAAAATACATACGAATCAATTAAATAGTATTGATGCTCTTTTTATTTCAGGCACTTCGCGCAAAGTGCTACCGGTAAACAGGGTAGGGGAGCTTGTCTTTGATGTTGATAATCAGTTGCTAAAGCAGATTCAGACATTATTTAACCAGCATGTTGCTGATTATATTCAACAAAGAAAATAA
- a CDS encoding DNA-directed RNA polymerase subunit omega: protein MDFKRIKTDTVAVTRNIHQLMEPTENMYETVAILSKRANQISLEIKEELNSKISEFAIPNDNLEEVFENREQIEIAKYYEHLPKPTLIAVQEFLNGQVHFRNPLKDSQEVRF, encoded by the coding sequence ATGGATTTTAAAAGAATCAAAACCGATACCGTTGCGGTGACCCGTAACATTCACCAATTGATGGAGCCAACCGAAAATATGTATGAAACGGTTGCTATTCTGTCAAAACGTGCCAACCAGATATCATTGGAAATCAAAGAAGAACTCAACTCGAAAATTTCTGAGTTTGCGATTCCGAATGATAACCTTGAAGAGGTATTTGAAAATCGTGAGCAGATTGAAATTGCCAAATATTATGAACATCTGCCCAAACCAACGCTTATTGCTGTTCAGGAATTTTTGAACGGACAGGTACACTTTCGCAATCCGCTGAAAGACAGCCAGGAAGTCAGATTCTAA
- the recN gene encoding DNA repair protein RecN, with translation MLLRLSIVNYALIRELDIEFGDAFSVITGETGAGKSIILGALSLILGQRADNLSLTDKSAKCSVEGVFDISSCDLESFFTDNDLDYDQTCIIRREITPQGKSRAFINDTPVNLNQLKELTGKLIDVHSQHQTLLLQESSFQLSVVDSVAGNAELLKTYKRIYNEINSLKSEMNALVLQNDKAKAEIDYLNFLFDELDKAALKPGEQEILEAESKIQNHAEEIIHKLFQVNEILHNHDDNIIRRLNEANNYLQSVKDFSPDIAECERRMGECLIELRDIASVIEHKAGEITYNPERIAELNERLSLIYQLEQKHRLTSVDELIELRNDIENRINASDSLDLQIEQRKKLIAEKEVSLHQQALNLREKRLAICGFIEKSLTETIAQLGMKDARFKVNIEPLPVAGRDGIDAVTFMFNANKGAELKELSKIASGGELSRLMLAVKSLISSSNLLPTIIFDEIDSGISGDIASKVGMILQKMAHKMQVIAISHLPQLAGKSMEHFKVLKHTDESSTWSDIIKLDEQQRIDELALMISGNATLESARETARELLRNNF, from the coding sequence ATGTTGCTCCGGCTTTCTATTGTTAATTATGCGCTCATTCGTGAACTCGATATCGAATTCGGCGACGCATTTTCTGTAATAACCGGTGAAACCGGAGCCGGAAAATCAATTATTCTGGGTGCACTCTCATTAATTCTCGGCCAAAGAGCCGATAATCTCAGCCTTACCGATAAGTCAGCCAAATGCTCTGTTGAAGGCGTTTTTGACATCTCTTCCTGTGATTTGGAATCTTTTTTTACAGATAACGATCTTGACTATGATCAAACCTGCATTATTCGCAGGGAAATAACCCCACAGGGGAAATCCCGGGCTTTTATAAATGATACACCTGTTAATCTGAACCAACTTAAAGAATTAACAGGTAAATTGATTGATGTACACTCGCAACATCAGACTTTGCTTTTACAGGAATCGTCCTTTCAGCTTTCAGTGGTAGATTCTGTTGCTGGAAACGCAGAACTACTGAAAACTTATAAACGCATTTACAACGAAATAAACAGTTTGAAGAGCGAAATGAATGCACTTGTTCTTCAGAATGATAAGGCAAAGGCTGAAATTGATTACCTGAACTTTCTGTTTGATGAGCTTGATAAAGCCGCACTCAAACCCGGCGAACAAGAGATTCTTGAAGCCGAATCCAAAATACAAAATCATGCTGAAGAGATTATTCACAAGCTTTTTCAGGTAAATGAAATTTTACACAATCACGACGACAATATTATCCGGCGCTTAAACGAAGCCAATAATTACCTGCAGTCAGTGAAAGATTTTAGCCCCGATATTGCCGAATGCGAGCGTAGAATGGGCGAATGTTTAATCGAATTGCGCGATATTGCTTCTGTTATTGAACATAAGGCCGGCGAAATAACCTACAATCCTGAACGTATTGCTGAACTGAATGAAAGACTCAGCCTCATTTACCAGCTTGAACAAAAACACCGGCTGACTTCGGTTGATGAACTTATTGAATTGCGGAATGATATTGAAAATAGAATCAATGCCAGTGATTCATTAGACCTTCAGATTGAACAACGTAAAAAGCTAATAGCAGAAAAAGAAGTGTCTCTGCATCAACAGGCTCTTAATCTAAGGGAGAAACGCCTGGCCATATGTGGATTCATTGAAAAGTCACTCACAGAAACCATTGCTCAGCTCGGGATGAAAGATGCCAGGTTTAAGGTTAATATTGAACCTTTGCCTGTTGCCGGACGTGATGGAATAGATGCTGTTACTTTTATGTTCAATGCCAATAAAGGAGCTGAGTTAAAAGAATTGTCAAAAATTGCATCAGGTGGCGAACTCTCGCGTTTAATGCTGGCGGTTAAATCCCTGATTTCAAGCAGCAATCTTTTACCCACTATCATATTTGATGAAATTGACAGTGGAATTAGCGGAGATATCGCTTCAAAAGTGGGCATGATCCTTCAAAAAATGGCACATAAGATGCAAGTGATTGCCATCAGCCATTTGCCGCAGCTTGCCGGAAAAAGCATGGAGCACTTCAAAGTGTTGAAGCATACTGATGAGTCCAGCACCTGGTCTGACATCATTAAGCTTGATGAACAGCAAAGAATAGACGAACTGGCACTGATGATTAGTGGAAATGCCACACTAGAATCGGCCCGCGAAACAGCCAGAGAACTTCTCCGGAACAATTTCTGA
- the coaBC gene encoding bifunctional phosphopantothenoylcysteine decarboxylase/phosphopantothenate--cysteine ligase CoaBC, giving the protein MLQGKKILIGITGSIAAYKIPLLIRLFKKEGAEVKVVMTKCATDFVTPLTLSTLSQQPVLIEPYNKTDGSWNSHVDWGRWADVFVMAPVSANTLAKMANGIADNLLTTTYLAAKCPVFFAPAMDLDMFHHPTTQKNVDILKSYGNRLIAPNEGELASGLCGAGRMEEPEVIFRIISDFFRKSMDFKGKKVLISAGPTYEPIDPVRFIGNHSSGKMGFALAEELADRGAEVKLVTGPVALNSQHPGIKIERVSTAAQMAEACQHAFPVCDIAIMAAAVADYTVLQPASQKIKKVGNSLEIQLIPTTDILAGLGQTKQKHQILVGFALETENETVNALSKLQNKNLDLIVLNSLNDQGAGFGTNTNKVSMFAKNGLVNETGLLPKTEIAAAIADTILSVTEAR; this is encoded by the coding sequence ATGCTTCAGGGGAAGAAGATACTTATCGGTATTACCGGCAGTATTGCTGCATATAAGATTCCGCTTCTTATCAGACTTTTTAAAAAGGAAGGTGCTGAAGTTAAGGTCGTTATGACCAAATGTGCCACTGATTTTGTTACTCCGCTTACACTTTCAACACTTTCGCAGCAACCGGTTTTAATTGAACCTTACAACAAAACCGATGGTAGCTGGAACAGTCATGTTGACTGGGGGAGATGGGCAGATGTTTTTGTGATGGCACCTGTTTCGGCCAATACCCTGGCAAAAATGGCCAATGGTATTGCAGATAACTTACTTACCACTACTTATCTTGCAGCCAAATGCCCGGTTTTCTTCGCTCCTGCGATGGATCTGGATATGTTTCATCATCCCACCACGCAAAAAAACGTTGATATTCTCAAATCTTACGGCAATCGTCTGATTGCTCCCAACGAAGGAGAACTGGCCAGCGGACTTTGCGGGGCTGGCCGTATGGAGGAGCCGGAAGTTATTTTCAGGATTATCAGTGATTTTTTCAGGAAGTCGATGGATTTTAAAGGGAAAAAAGTGCTTATTTCAGCCGGTCCTACTTATGAACCTATTGATCCTGTCCGGTTTATCGGAAATCATTCTTCCGGAAAAATGGGTTTTGCCCTGGCTGAAGAACTGGCTGACAGAGGTGCTGAAGTGAAACTGGTTACAGGGCCTGTCGCATTAAATTCGCAACATCCGGGCATTAAAATTGAACGGGTTTCAACTGCTGCACAAATGGCTGAAGCCTGCCAGCATGCGTTCCCGGTTTGTGATATTGCTATAATGGCTGCTGCAGTTGCTGATTATACAGTGCTACAACCAGCCAGCCAAAAAATTAAAAAAGTCGGAAATTCGCTTGAGATACAACTGATTCCAACAACCGATATACTTGCAGGTTTAGGCCAGACAAAACAAAAACATCAGATACTTGTTGGTTTTGCTCTTGAAACAGAAAATGAAACTGTAAATGCCTTGTCTAAGCTGCAAAATAAAAATCTGGATTTGATCGTTCTTAATTCATTGAATGATCAGGGCGCCGGCTTTGGCACTAATACCAATAAAGTGAGTATGTTTGCTAAAAATGGGCTCGTAAATGAAACCGGATTATTGCCTAAAACTGAAATAGCAGCAGCTATTGCTGATACCATTTTATCTGTAACAGAAGCCAGATAA
- a CDS encoding aminotransferase class I/II-fold pyridoxal phosphate-dependent enzyme encodes MDIFEKRVMNLGPLGIYAERADGYFMFPKLEGEISNRMKFRGKDMLVWSLNNYLGLANHPEVREADAQAAKDWGLAYPMGARMMSGQTIYHEQLERELAAFVGKEDAFLLNFGYQGMVSIVDSLVDRNDVIVYDSEAHACIIDGARLHMGKRFVYPHNNIDNLKIQLNRARKMTQETGGGILVITEGVFGMTGDQGKLKEIVELKKEFDFRLLVDDAHGFGTMGPTGAGTHEAQGVVDGVDVYFGTFAKSMAGIGAFVATRKDIVDFLRHNMRSQTFAKSLPMPMVFGALKRLDLIRKHPELRENLWKIVNALQSGLREAGFNLGAAASPVTPVILEGGVPEATQITVDLRENYNIFCSIVSYPVIPKGMILLRLIPTAVHTLEDVEYTIKAYKEVRKKLEAGAYANVMYDISQL; translated from the coding sequence GTGGATATATTTGAAAAAAGGGTTATGAACCTGGGTCCGCTTGGTATTTATGCCGAACGGGCAGACGGGTATTTCATGTTTCCGAAACTAGAAGGCGAAATTTCAAACAGGATGAAATTCCGTGGTAAAGACATGCTGGTATGGAGTCTGAACAATTATCTTGGACTTGCAAACCATCCTGAAGTGAGAGAGGCCGATGCACAAGCTGCAAAGGATTGGGGATTAGCCTATCCTATGGGTGCAAGAATGATGTCAGGCCAGACTATCTACCATGAACAACTAGAGCGCGAACTAGCTGCTTTTGTTGGAAAGGAAGATGCATTCCTATTGAATTTTGGTTATCAGGGAATGGTTTCTATTGTTGATTCGCTGGTTGACCGGAATGATGTTATTGTTTATGACTCTGAAGCGCATGCTTGTATTATCGACGGTGCAAGACTTCACATGGGCAAACGGTTTGTTTACCCACATAACAACATTGATAATCTGAAAATTCAGCTGAATCGTGCCCGTAAAATGACGCAGGAAACCGGTGGCGGAATCCTGGTGATCACCGAAGGAGTGTTTGGTATGACTGGTGACCAGGGCAAACTGAAAGAGATTGTTGAACTGAAAAAAGAATTTGATTTCAGATTGCTGGTGGATGATGCTCATGGTTTCGGCACTATGGGCCCAACCGGTGCTGGTACCCACGAAGCCCAGGGAGTTGTTGATGGTGTTGACGTTTATTTTGGAACTTTCGCAAAATCAATGGCAGGTATTGGTGCTTTTGTGGCTACACGCAAGGATATTGTTGATTTCCTCAGACACAATATGCGTTCACAAACCTTCGCCAAATCACTTCCGATGCCGATGGTATTTGGTGCACTGAAACGCCTGGATCTCATCAGAAAACATCCTGAACTTCGTGAAAATCTCTGGAAAATTGTAAATGCACTGCAATCAGGGCTACGTGAGGCCGGATTTAATCTGGGAGCAGCTGCCTCTCCTGTAACACCTGTTATTCTTGAAGGCGGTGTTCCTGAAGCAACGCAGATTACTGTTGATCTAAGAGAAAATTACAATATTTTCTGTTCTATTGTTTCCTATCCCGTTATCCCCAAAGGAATGATACTGCTTCGACTTATTCCAACAGCTGTTCATACCCTGGAAGATGTGGAATACACAATTAAAGCTTACAAAGAAGTACGCAAAAAGCTTGAAGCTGGTGCGTATGCCAATGTTATGTACGACATTTCACAATTATAA
- a CDS encoding energy transducer TonB — MSKKRKKDKNFVKMPQYPGGNSAMREFINSQLRYPEEALKNRVEGQVHIAYSVSNEGKVEDVEVLNGIGYGCDEEAVRVISLLKYAPAANHQFKVRSSQRTRIHFRLPGTAPNTASTIQYTVVPEKEKPAQEKAGQHIYGYTITLGN, encoded by the coding sequence ATGTCAAAAAAGAGGAAAAAAGATAAGAATTTCGTTAAAATGCCTCAGTATCCCGGCGGGAACAGTGCCATGCGCGAATTTATCAATAGCCAGTTACGCTATCCTGAAGAAGCTTTGAAAAACAGAGTTGAAGGACAGGTTCACATAGCCTATTCCGTTTCAAACGAGGGAAAGGTAGAAGATGTTGAAGTTTTAAATGGCATTGGCTATGGATGTGACGAAGAAGCAGTTCGGGTTATTTCACTGTTAAAATATGCTCCGGCAGCCAATCATCAGTTTAAAGTCCGTTCAAGTCAGCGAACCCGCATACATTTCAGGCTTCCGGGCACCGCACCGAATACAGCATCAACCATTCAATACACGGTTGTTCCTGAAAAAGAAAAACCGGCCCAGGAAAAGGCCGGTCAGCATATTTATGGTTATACCATTACGCTTGGCAATTGA
- a CDS encoding deoxyribodipyrimidine photo-lyase, whose product MNQEVNIFWFRRDLRLHDNHGLFEALNSGVKVLPVFIFDINILNKLKKDDRRVGFIFKRLNELNSELSKFKSGISVFYGNPTDIFSELITTFHVQNVFTNRDYEPYAVIRDKAVETLLSKSGVGFRTYKDQVLFEPGEILKPDGKPYTVFTPFSKRWMEKLKHKGVESYHSASMLHLLHAEIISEISSLEQLGFISSKSDFKQASLSEPLIRAYAEKRNIPGMDATSRLSVHLRFGTISVRDVIKAGQEWSPVWLNELIWREFFMHILAFFPNVVNHEFKPQYQHIQWLNDESQFQRWCEGRTGYPLVDAGMRELLQTGFMHNRVRMVVAGFLTKHLLIDWRWGEAWFAEKLLDYELSSNNGNWQWAAGTGCDAAPYFRIFNPVEQARKFDPDSIYIKRWLPEFGSKLYPEPIIDHSEARIRCLNTYKRALNDAYSQN is encoded by the coding sequence ATGAATCAAGAGGTTAACATTTTTTGGTTTAGGCGCGACCTGAGGTTACATGATAATCATGGTCTTTTCGAAGCCTTAAATTCAGGTGTAAAAGTATTGCCGGTGTTTATTTTCGACATCAATATTCTTAACAAGCTAAAAAAGGATGATCGGCGGGTTGGATTTATTTTCAAGCGATTAAATGAACTCAATTCTGAATTGTCGAAATTCAAATCAGGCATTTCAGTTTTTTATGGCAATCCAACGGATATTTTCAGTGAACTTATTACCACATTTCATGTTCAGAATGTGTTTACCAACCGCGATTATGAGCCTTATGCTGTTATACGCGATAAGGCCGTTGAGACTTTGCTGTCTAAATCAGGCGTTGGATTCAGAACTTATAAAGATCAGGTTCTTTTTGAACCGGGTGAGATTTTAAAGCCTGATGGAAAACCTTATACGGTGTTTACTCCATTCAGTAAAAGATGGATGGAGAAACTTAAGCATAAAGGTGTTGAATCGTATCATTCAGCATCAATGCTGCATCTGTTGCATGCTGAAATCATATCAGAAATTTCATCCCTTGAGCAACTTGGCTTTATTTCCTCAAAGTCAGATTTTAAGCAGGCCTCCCTCTCTGAACCACTTATCCGGGCTTATGCCGAAAAAAGGAATATTCCGGGCATGGATGCCACCTCACGTCTGAGTGTTCATTTGCGTTTTGGTACAATCAGCGTTCGTGATGTTATAAAAGCGGGACAGGAATGGAGCCCTGTTTGGCTGAATGAGCTTATCTGGCGTGAATTTTTTATGCATATTCTTGCTTTTTTCCCAAATGTGGTCAATCATGAATTTAAACCGCAATATCAGCATATACAATGGTTGAATGATGAATCTCAGTTTCAGCGATGGTGTGAAGGCCGAACCGGCTATCCGCTTGTTGATGCAGGCATGCGTGAGCTTCTACAAACCGGATTTATGCACAACAGGGTGAGAATGGTTGTCGCTGGGTTTCTGACCAAACACCTGCTTATCGACTGGCGCTGGGGCGAAGCCTGGTTTGCTGAAAAATTGCTCGATTATGAACTCTCTTCCAATAACGGAAACTGGCAATGGGCGGCCGGAACAGGGTGTGATGCCGCACCATACTTCAGAATATTTAATCCTGTTGAGCAAGCCAGAAAATTTGATCCTGATTCGATATACATCAAACGATGGCTGCCCGAATTTGGCAGCAAATTATACCCTGAACCCATAATTGACCACTCAGAAGCCAGAATAAGATGCCTGAACACCTACAAGCGTGCGCTGAATGACGCTTATAGTCAGAATTAG
- a CDS encoding electron transfer flavoprotein subunit beta/FixA family protein, producing MRILVCISNVPDTTTKVKFVDEFTKLDVAGIQWVINPWDELALTRALELKDDASNGVQSVTVAHVGLVTSEPTIRKALAIGADDAIRINMEAGDAFSVASQLAEVLKTEKFDIILTGIESSDHNGSTVGGMLAELIDSPSVTCVSSLKVEGDTISVSREIDGGKENLSIPAPFVAVVQKGIAKEPKIAAMRGIMAARTKPIKIFEPVAIESYTQVLSYEMPAPRAACKFVDADNAAQLIDLLQNEARVF from the coding sequence ATGAGAATATTAGTCTGTATCAGTAATGTGCCGGATACTACAACAAAAGTGAAATTTGTAGATGAGTTTACCAAACTGGATGTTGCTGGCATTCAGTGGGTCATTAATCCATGGGATGAGCTGGCGCTTACCAGGGCGCTTGAACTAAAGGATGATGCATCAAATGGGGTTCAATCTGTGACGGTTGCCCATGTGGGTCTTGTAACATCAGAGCCAACAATTCGCAAAGCTCTGGCTATTGGAGCAGATGATGCCATTCGCATTAACATGGAGGCAGGCGATGCTTTTTCAGTGGCCTCTCAATTGGCCGAAGTTTTAAAAACTGAGAAATTTGACATTATTCTGACAGGTATTGAGTCAAGTGACCATAACGGTTCAACTGTTGGAGGAATGTTGGCAGAGTTAATAGATAGCCCTTCAGTTACATGCGTTTCATCACTTAAAGTAGAAGGTGATACAATATCGGTTTCGCGCGAAATTGATGGTGGAAAGGAAAATCTTTCTATTCCGGCGCCTTTTGTAGCTGTTGTTCAAAAAGGAATTGCCAAAGAGCCTAAAATTGCAGCTATGCGTGGAATTATGGCTGCCCGGACAAAACCCATTAAAATTTTTGAACCAGTAGCCATTGAAAGCTATACACAAGTCCTGAGTTATGAAATGCCTGCTCCCAGAGCCGCCTGTAAATTTGTTGATGCAGATAATGCTGCTCAGTTAATTGATTTGCTTCAGAACGAAGCCAGGGTTTTTTAG
- the bamD gene encoding outer membrane protein assembly factor BamD has protein sequence MIRKSIFPLLFSLLIVFASCSKYQKLLKSTDNENKYEMAMSYYDAKDYYRAIQLFDQLQPFFRGTDRAETMAFYYANAHFEQKDYILASYYYRQFAKNFPNSKNAEQAAFMGAYCSYLDSPPSSLDQTVTNDAIKDLQLFINQYPKSEKVAQANKLIDELRFKLETKAYDIARLYFKMSDYKASVINFENLIKDFPDTRYRETAMFHIAKSYYYYAEKSVDKKKGERFQLSSEAVDNFLANYPESSYAKEALEMQKDAQKQLENLTILQ, from the coding sequence ATGATTCGAAAAAGCATTTTTCCTTTATTATTCTCACTACTTATCGTATTTGCTTCCTGCAGCAAATATCAAAAACTGCTTAAGAGCACTGACAATGAGAATAAGTATGAAATGGCCATGTCATACTATGATGCCAAAGATTACTACAGGGCTATTCAGCTATTTGACCAGTTACAACCTTTTTTCAGAGGAACTGACAGGGCTGAAACAATGGCTTTTTACTATGCCAATGCTCATTTTGAACAAAAGGATTATATTTTGGCAAGTTACTATTACAGGCAATTTGCTAAAAATTTCCCCAATAGTAAAAATGCTGAACAAGCTGCATTTATGGGCGCTTATTGCAGTTATCTTGATTCGCCGCCTTCAAGCCTCGACCAAACCGTTACCAATGATGCCATTAAGGATTTGCAACTGTTTATCAATCAATATCCCAAAAGCGAAAAGGTAGCTCAGGCAAATAAACTGATTGATGAATTGCGGTTTAAACTGGAGACAAAGGCTTACGATATTGCACGTTTATACTTCAAAATGTCTGATTATAAGGCATCTGTAATAAATTTCGAAAATCTGATTAAAGATTTTCCTGACACACGTTACCGTGAAACAGCAATGTTTCATATTGCAAAATCTTATTACTATTACGCTGAAAAAAGCGTGGATAAGAAAAAGGGTGAGCGTTTCCAACTTTCATCCGAAGCTGTAGATAATTTTTTGGCAAACTATCCTGAGTCTTCTTATGCCAAAGAAGCCCTGGAAATGCAAAAAGATGCACAAAAACAATTAGAAAACCTGACAATTTTACAATAA